One window of ANME-2 cluster archaeon genomic DNA carries:
- a CDS encoding phosphoserine phosphatase, with the protein MNDVVAMSENELKNIINVLNQQVEHKEQDIKDLYQEMKLHNKGANELRKKRDELNQQVKELKESATELRTRRDEVNKKIAELKKQRDDIRSNSDGYTDKISELKKIRDNLNKIARGRLESLTEAYRTELEKFSTSDIPLDYEQSLMKRLSELGDRLKAIQEANTIHNEMGGIYGKVSKFHQEIDTFNALIHDLASESQSYHEDMLDAYNKMDEIRKKSDEYHRRLLEIYEFTNPIKEKIDAVKNSVSQTRDELDVYLDQMKEIQLVKDQKNLDEKRVNAKDKFQKKGKLSLEDLRLLLENDEIEFVKK; encoded by the coding sequence ATGAATGATGTCGTGGCTATGTCTGAAAATGAATTGAAGAACATAATCAATGTGCTCAATCAGCAGGTGGAACACAAGGAACAGGATATCAAGGATCTCTACCAGGAAATGAAACTGCATAACAAGGGGGCAAATGAACTCAGGAAAAAACGTGACGAACTTAACCAACAGGTTAAAGAACTGAAAGAATCTGCTACTGAATTAAGGACCAGACGCGATGAGGTCAATAAGAAGATTGCTGAACTGAAAAAACAACGGGATGATATCAGGAGCAACAGTGATGGTTATACTGATAAAATAAGTGAATTGAAAAAGATTCGTGATAACCTGAACAAAATAGCAAGGGGCAGGCTTGAATCCCTCACAGAGGCATACAGGACTGAGCTGGAAAAGTTCTCCACATCTGATATACCATTGGATTATGAGCAGTCGCTGATGAAGAGATTGAGTGAACTGGGAGACCGTCTTAAAGCCATACAGGAAGCAAACACTATCCATAATGAGATGGGGGGTATCTACGGAAAAGTGAGCAAATTCCATCAGGAGATTGACACATTCAATGCTTTGATCCACGACCTGGCAAGTGAGTCCCAGTCTTATCACGAAGATATGCTGGATGCTTATAATAAAATGGACGAAATCAGGAAAAAATCAGACGAATATCACAGGCGTTTGCTTGAGATATACGAGTTTACTAATCCTATTAAAGAGAAGATCGATGCTGTTAAAAATTCAGTTTCCCAAACCCGGGATGAACTGGATGTATACCTGGACCAGATGAAAGAGATACAGCTTGTTAAGGACCAGAAAAATCTGGACGAAAAACGGGTGAATGCTAAAGATAAATTCCAGAAAAAGGGTAAACTGAGTTTGGAAGACTTGAGATTACTTCTGGAAAATGACGAAATAGAATTTGTGAAGAAGTGA
- a CDS encoding carboxymuconolactone decarboxylase family protein encodes MGWLDERLPETQKAFAGIRETIFKDGALDVKTKELIAIVAGNLMRCESCVRIHSERAKQHGATEDEIAEAISTGLFVAAGSQIHWTRALDDIMK; translated from the coding sequence TTGGGATGGTTGGATGAACGATTACCAGAAACACAGAAAGCTTTTGCTGGAATAAGAGAGACAATATTCAAAGACGGTGCACTGGATGTAAAAACCAAGGAACTTATCGCAATCGTGGCAGGGAATTTGATGAGATGCGAGTCCTGTGTACGTATCCATTCAGAGCGGGCCAAGCAACACGGTGCAACCGAAGATGAGATCGCAGAGGCGATATCCACGGGTCTTTTCGTGGCAGCAGGGAGCCAGATTCACTGGACCAGAGCGCTCGATGACATTATGAAATGA
- a CDS encoding YkgJ family cysteine cluster protein produces MLTNREKELHDLIRYPAEKLASIIREIGFECDLCGRCCTEEFNDHVFLLDTDTALIKQIDPSALTPAPYFEFCDQHGKFYVSGYALKSKPGGACYFLEGGRCRIYSQRLSICRIYPYMLHREADEAGIVDWRQVSGLNEHGCYYSEIGENEAGEIAKDTMDYEKSFLEQEIRFLKAIDIHFRKNGLRHVQRMYDRQMRLSREGERIEVWVFYNGTFEINRLPAEQ; encoded by the coding sequence ATGCTCACCAACAGAGAAAAAGAACTGCATGACCTCATCCGGTATCCGGCAGAAAAACTCGCCAGCATTATCAGGGAAATAGGATTCGAGTGCGATCTGTGCGGTCGCTGCTGTACAGAAGAATTCAATGACCACGTATTCCTGCTCGATACCGATACTGCCCTTATCAAACAGATAGACCCCTCTGCATTAACACCAGCCCCCTACTTCGAGTTCTGCGACCAGCACGGGAAGTTCTATGTATCGGGCTATGCCCTGAAAAGCAAACCTGGCGGTGCATGTTATTTCCTGGAAGGAGGGCGGTGCCGCATATATTCCCAACGCCTTTCGATATGTCGCATCTATCCTTATATGCTGCACAGGGAAGCAGATGAGGCAGGGATTGTGGACTGGCGGCAGGTCAGCGGTTTGAACGAACACGGATGTTACTATTCAGAGATAGGAGAGAACGAGGCTGGAGAGATAGCAAAGGATACCATGGATTATGAAAAGTCATTCCTGGAACAGGAGATCCGTTTCCTGAAAGCCATAGATATCCACTTTCGTAAGAATGGACTCAGGCATGTTCAAAGAATGTATGACCGGCAGATGAGACTCAGCCGGGAAGGAGAAAGGATAGAGGTCTGGGTTTTTTACAATGGCACATTTGAGATAAACAGGCTACCTGCAGAACAATAA
- a CDS encoding zinc-dependent dehydrogenase, with product MRVAVYYNNNDVRLEEIPVPIVGKDELLVRVDASGICGSDVMEWYRIMRAPLVLGHEMAGTVVEVGENVTRYKPGDRVFVSHHVPCNTCNYCLSGHHTVCDTLRTTNFDPGGFAEYLRVPAINVDRGVFLLPDEMSFDEGVFIEPLACVFRGQRMAGIKPGQSVLVIGSGITGLLHIKLAAALGAGSIFATDINPYRLDMASNSGAQVINAQDNVPGRLMELNDGHLADVVIICTGAVPAITQALASVERGGTILFFASPEPGVTVPLPVFDLWKNEVCIVHSYGASPMDITAAIELIRAGRVEVNAMITHRFGLADTGEGFKRVAGAGESMKIIIEPQK from the coding sequence TTGCGCGTTGCAGTTTATTATAACAATAACGACGTGCGTCTCGAAGAGATACCCGTCCCCATTGTCGGCAAGGATGAACTGCTGGTCAGGGTTGATGCCAGCGGCATCTGTGGCAGTGATGTGATGGAGTGGTATCGCATCATGCGCGCGCCGCTGGTGCTGGGGCACGAGATGGCGGGCACCGTGGTCGAGGTTGGCGAGAATGTTACCCGATACAAGCCGGGGGACAGGGTATTCGTGTCCCATCATGTGCCATGCAATACCTGCAACTACTGCCTGAGCGGCCACCACACGGTCTGTGACACCCTGCGCACGACCAATTTTGACCCGGGCGGCTTTGCCGAGTACCTGCGGGTGCCGGCTATTAATGTCGACCGCGGCGTATTCCTGCTGCCAGACGAAATGTCTTTTGATGAGGGGGTATTCATAGAACCACTGGCGTGCGTGTTTCGGGGACAGCGCATGGCAGGGATAAAGCCGGGACAGAGCGTACTGGTCATTGGTAGTGGAATTACGGGACTGTTGCATATCAAACTGGCAGCGGCACTGGGTGCCGGCAGCATATTTGCCACGGATATTAATCCGTACAGGCTGGATATGGCATCAAATTCCGGGGCACAGGTTATCAATGCACAGGATAATGTGCCTGGGCGCCTGATGGAACTCAATGACGGCCACCTGGCCGATGTAGTAATTATCTGTACCGGTGCCGTGCCAGCCATAACCCAGGCGCTGGCATCGGTGGAGCGGGGTGGCACCATTTTGTTCTTCGCCTCGCCCGAACCCGGGGTAACGGTGCCTTTACCGGTATTTGACCTGTGGAAGAATGAGGTCTGTATTGTTCATTCATACGGCGCCAGTCCGATGGATATTACGGCAGCCATCGAGTTGATACGTGCAGGCAGGGTTGAGGTCAATGCTATGATCACTCACCGATTCGGCCTTGCTGATACCGGTGAGGGGTTCAAACGTGTGGCGGGTGCTGGTGAATCCATGAAAATAATTATCGAACCCCAGAAATAG
- the lsrF gene encoding 3-hydroxy-5-phosphonooxypentane-2,4-dione thiolase, whose protein sequence is MDWGMQNRISHIIQPKTGRTVMLAVDHGYFLGPTSRLENAGETIKPLIEYADALMPARGVLRTGVDPGTSTPIVLRVSGGNSIVGEDLSREGITTSVEDALRLNVAAVAMSIYVGSQYEHQTLMNLGNLVNECERYGMPVVAVTAVGKDMVRDARYLGLCCRIAAELGAKIVKTYYSDDFHKVVEGCPVPIVVAGGKQMDTEIDVFELVHGAISEGAVGVDMGRNIWQNDHPVAMIKAVRSIVHQNYTPKEAMDLYNSEKEK, encoded by the coding sequence ATGGACTGGGGTATGCAAAATCGGATATCACACATCATACAGCCAAAAACCGGACGAACAGTAATGCTGGCAGTGGACCACGGGTATTTCCTTGGACCCACGTCAAGACTGGAAAACGCCGGAGAGACAATCAAACCACTTATTGAATATGCAGATGCGCTCATGCCTGCCCGCGGAGTATTGCGCACAGGCGTGGACCCTGGCACTTCCACCCCCATTGTACTGAGAGTATCGGGCGGCAACAGCATCGTGGGCGAAGACCTCTCACGAGAAGGCATCACCACATCGGTGGAAGATGCACTGCGACTGAACGTGGCAGCAGTTGCCATGTCCATCTATGTTGGCAGCCAGTACGAGCACCAGACACTGATGAACCTGGGCAATCTTGTCAACGAATGTGAACGCTACGGCATGCCAGTGGTGGCAGTTACCGCTGTGGGTAAGGACATGGTCAGGGATGCACGGTACCTGGGTCTGTGCTGCCGGATAGCAGCCGAACTGGGCGCAAAGATAGTCAAGACCTATTATTCTGATGATTTCCACAAGGTCGTGGAAGGCTGTCCCGTACCCATCGTAGTGGCCGGCGGCAAGCAGATGGATACAGAAATAGACGTGTTCGAACTGGTCCATGGTGCTATTTCCGAGGGTGCCGTGGGAGTTGACATGGGCCGTAATATCTGGCAGAACGACCATCCTGTTGCCATGATAAAGGCAGTACGTTCAATTGTTCACCAGAACTACACACCAAAGGAAGCAATGGACCTGTATAACAGCGAGAAGGAAAAATAG
- a CDS encoding TrkH family potassium uptake protein, producing the protein MKFNMVLNTLGIILKYLGVVMLIPALVGYYYSRHDPAQFPSVMVFVYSFIITTSVGLVLEHTNRSTDEFRNRESFGIVAFGWLSAAIFGALPFLFSGMHPVDALFESMSGFTTTGATIMTDIESYSKALLFWRSFMQWLGGMGIIMLFLAILPKLAIAGRQLFKAEAPGPTEDKLKPKLKETAKILWMVYVVISAVEFIALLAAGMGVYDGLTHTFTTMACGGFSPRADSIAAFNSPVIEGIITFFMFVAGANFALHYRLIYVDHRSLLKDGEFKFYSFIVVGTTVVLTWTLWSTGTFEGIGTSFRYAIFQVLSILTTTGFATNDFNTWPDSGRMILCMLMFIGGSAGSTAGGIKVVRLLLMLKYGYRELFRSLQPKIVRPIRLGERVVPEDVMSSIFSFIILYILVFMTSTFILGELGIDAFSAASASIATLGNIGPGFDLVGPWSNFSTIPVMGKLVLIANMWIGRLEIFTVLVLLLPGFWKE; encoded by the coding sequence ATGAAATTCAATATGGTCCTTAACACCCTGGGAATCATCCTGAAATACCTGGGCGTTGTAATGCTTATCCCGGCGCTGGTTGGATATTATTATTCCCGGCACGACCCTGCACAGTTCCCATCTGTTATGGTCTTCGTATATTCATTCATAATTACAACGTCTGTAGGACTTGTGCTGGAACATACCAACCGCAGCACTGATGAGTTCAGGAACCGCGAAAGTTTTGGCATAGTGGCTTTTGGCTGGCTGTCAGCAGCAATCTTTGGCGCTTTACCTTTCCTGTTCAGCGGAATGCATCCGGTTGATGCCCTTTTCGAGTCTATGTCAGGTTTTACCACTACAGGTGCTACCATTATGACCGATATCGAGTCTTATTCAAAAGCATTGCTGTTCTGGCGGAGTTTCATGCAATGGCTGGGCGGTATGGGTATCATCATGCTTTTCCTTGCCATCCTGCCCAAACTGGCAATAGCAGGTCGCCAGTTATTTAAAGCAGAAGCACCAGGCCCTACTGAAGATAAACTGAAACCAAAATTAAAAGAAACTGCCAAGATACTCTGGATGGTGTATGTGGTCATCTCAGCAGTTGAGTTCATTGCGCTGCTGGCTGCCGGTATGGGAGTATATGACGGGCTGACCCACACGTTCACTACTATGGCCTGCGGTGGTTTCTCACCCAGGGCCGATTCTATTGCAGCTTTTAACAGTCCCGTTATCGAGGGTATCATCACCTTTTTCATGTTTGTTGCCGGTGCTAATTTTGCACTGCATTACCGGTTGATATATGTTGACCATAGAAGTCTGCTTAAAGATGGTGAGTTCAAATTCTACAGCTTTATTGTGGTTGGTACAACAGTAGTTTTGACATGGACCCTGTGGAGTACCGGGACATTTGAAGGAATTGGCACATCATTTCGATACGCCATATTCCAGGTGCTGTCCATCCTGACAACAACAGGCTTTGCAACGAACGATTTTAATACATGGCCTGACTCTGGCCGCATGATACTGTGCATGCTTATGTTCATCGGAGGCAGCGCGGGCTCAACAGCAGGCGGTATTAAAGTTGTGCGGTTGTTGTTGATGTTGAAATACGGATATCGGGAACTGTTCAGGTCGCTCCAGCCAAAAATAGTGCGTCCTATCCGCCTGGGTGAGCGGGTCGTACCCGAGGATGTGATGAGCAGTATTTTCTCCTTCATTATCCTGTATATCCTGGTGTTCATGACCAGTACGTTCATATTGGGCGAACTGGGAATTGATGCTTTCAGTGCAGCTTCGGCATCCATAGCAACGCTGGGCAATATCGGGCCAGGATTTGACCTGGTGGGACCGTGGTCAAATTTCAGTACCATACCTGTAATGGGAAAACTGGTGCTTATTGCCAATATGTGGATTGGCAGGCTTGAGATATTTACGGTGCTGGTGTTGTTACTTCCGGGATTCTGGAAAGAATAA
- a CDS encoding NAD(P)/FAD-dependent oxidoreductase, whose translation MSARHAAMSGAKTLIIEEHRAAGSPVQCTGLVSSKTLDVCGIEPGPWVYQEVTGAHIFAPDGSIISIGGEKVRAYVIDRKMFDRHLLRLAVAGGVDVMLGTKAVGLHDADGMKVLEVVHGGRKMQIKAGVVIGADGVQGSIARWSGLGQVQKVLSGVQIETVYDVEDTDHVEVFVGHEVPGFFAWAVPVSDNVARIGLCVDPKRTHLSAYEHLMQFLTSNPRMKERAGRGFSDMLVGCIPLGPQSCTVADGVLITGDAAGQVKPTSGGGVYMGALCAQIGGEVAANAVLSGDTSTRALMEYDRRWREVVGRELAVGMRIHKVFGRLGDDDFNELMRFFGEPEVLELISMHGDIDHPSVLLGKLVARAKGKKLLGVFRVALKAMVGKE comes from the coding sequence ATGTCTGCAAGGCATGCTGCGATGAGCGGGGCAAAGACACTTATCATTGAAGAACACCGGGCTGCGGGTTCACCTGTACAATGTACGGGACTGGTGAGCAGTAAGACCCTTGATGTATGTGGCATCGAACCCGGGCCATGGGTTTACCAGGAAGTTACCGGAGCGCACATATTTGCACCCGACGGCAGCATCATTTCCATTGGCGGTGAAAAGGTCAGGGCATATGTGATTGACCGCAAGATGTTTGACCGGCATTTGCTCAGACTGGCTGTTGCAGGGGGTGTTGATGTCATGCTAGGGACAAAGGCGGTGGGGTTGCACGATGCTGATGGTATGAAGGTGCTTGAAGTTGTACACGGCGGTAGGAAGATGCAGATAAAAGCAGGAGTGGTCATTGGGGCTGACGGTGTGCAGGGAAGTATTGCAAGATGGAGCGGTTTGGGCCAGGTGCAAAAAGTACTGTCAGGGGTGCAGATAGAGACAGTTTATGATGTGGAAGATACTGACCATGTGGAAGTGTTCGTAGGTCATGAGGTACCGGGGTTCTTTGCGTGGGCAGTGCCTGTAAGCGATAATGTGGCACGGATAGGACTGTGTGTCGACCCAAAAAGGACGCATTTGAGCGCTTATGAACATCTTATGCAGTTCCTGACCAGCAATCCAAGGATGAAAGAACGTGCCGGACGTGGATTTTCGGATATGCTGGTGGGTTGTATCCCGCTGGGTCCGCAATCATGCACTGTGGCAGATGGTGTGCTCATCACAGGGGATGCTGCAGGGCAGGTTAAGCCCACATCGGGCGGTGGTGTGTATATGGGCGCCCTGTGTGCTCAGATCGGAGGCGAGGTTGCCGCAAATGCGGTGCTGTCAGGTGATACTTCTACACGGGCACTGATGGAGTATGACAGGCGGTGGCGTGAGGTTGTGGGGCGCGAACTGGCTGTTGGGATGCGGATACACAAGGTGTTTGGGCGGCTGGGAGATGATGATTTCAATGAACTTATGCGGTTCTTTGGCGAGCCTGAGGTTTTGGAGCTTATCAGTATGCATGGGGATATTGACCATCCGTCAGTGTTGCTGGGTAAGCTGGTGGCCAGGGCTAAAGGAAAGAAGTTGCTGGGTGTTTTCAGAGTTGCATTAAAAGCAATGGTGGGGAAGGAATAA
- a CDS encoding Tfx family DNA-binding protein → MPNNNSFLTIRQKRVLELRMKGYTQDRIAKMLNTSRVNVSVIEKRAYQNIEKAKATLVEWEHLQALVSITIVQDTDVMSIPRIIFNEADRAGIKMHGNTLDIITQIHETMPGVIEHRRVKRSFVIFISRTGEVSFE, encoded by the coding sequence ATGCCTAACAATAATTCTTTTTTGACTATTCGGCAAAAACGGGTGTTGGAGCTTCGTATGAAAGGTTATACACAGGACCGCATAGCTAAGATGCTCAATACAAGCCGTGTCAATGTCAGTGTGATTGAAAAACGAGCGTACCAGAATATAGAAAAGGCAAAAGCTACCCTTGTAGAATGGGAACATCTCCAGGCACTGGTGTCCATTACTATTGTCCAGGATACTGATGTAATGTCTATCCCCCGCATCATATTCAATGAGGCTGACCGGGCAGGAATAAAGATGCATGGAAATACACTTGATATCATCACCCAGATCCATGAAACCATGCCGGGTGTGATAGAACACCGGAGGGTAAAACGTTCTTTTGTTATCTTTATCAGCAGGACCGGTGAGGTATCCTTTGAGTGA
- a CDS encoding F420-dependent methylenetetrahydromethanopterin dehydrogenase encodes MVKIGFIKLGNLGMSQVIDLILDEIAAREGIEIRSFGTGAKMGKGEAEHTKHFRNYEADFYVMISPNSSAPGPTAAREIWKDRRVIVISDGPTKKEDRQALEDAGFGYLIMKVDPLIGAKTEFLDCVEMASFNSDAMKVLSTCGVVRLIQEAFDAVIDQANAGKSGKDLELPHVLVTAQKAVESARFNNPYAKAKALAALHMADKVAEINFPACFMMKEIEQVTLTTATGHEMMRAAAQLAIDAREIEKGNDAVFRQPHMKDGSRRTKTKLYEKPQ; translated from the coding sequence ATGGTTAAAATAGGATTCATTAAATTGGGAAACTTGGGGATGTCCCAGGTTATCGATCTCATTCTTGATGAGATCGCGGCTAGAGAGGGAATAGAGATCAGGTCGTTTGGCACTGGAGCCAAGATGGGGAAGGGAGAAGCTGAACATACGAAACACTTCAGGAATTATGAAGCTGATTTCTATGTCATGATCAGTCCCAACTCATCAGCCCCAGGCCCCACTGCTGCACGTGAGATATGGAAGGACAGGCGTGTAATCGTTATTTCTGATGGTCCTACCAAGAAGGAAGACCGCCAGGCCCTGGAAGATGCAGGTTTTGGATATTTAATTATGAAAGTGGACCCGCTCATCGGTGCCAAGACAGAGTTCCTTGATTGTGTAGAGATGGCCAGTTTCAACAGTGATGCCATGAAGGTACTATCCACCTGTGGTGTGGTCAGGCTTATCCAGGAAGCGTTTGATGCTGTCATTGACCAGGCAAATGCAGGCAAGTCAGGCAAGGACCTTGAACTGCCTCATGTTCTGGTAACTGCACAAAAGGCTGTAGAAAGTGCAAGATTCAATAATCCGTATGCAAAGGCCAAGGCGCTCGCAGCTTTGCACATGGCTGACAAGGTAGCTGAGATCAACTTCCCTGCCTGCTTCATGATGAAAGAGATTGAACAGGTTACCCTGACAACAGCGACGGGTCACGAAATGATGAGGGCAGCAGCTCAGCTGGCCATAGACGCCAGGGAGATCGAAAAGGGTAATGATGCAGTGTTCAGGCAGCCTCATATGAAGGACGGTAGCCGAAGGACCAAGACCAAGCTTTACGAAAAACCGCAATAG
- a CDS encoding FAD synthase, whose product MVRVLATGTFDILHPGHILYLEEAKKMGDELWVIVACTTMVTHKPRPFLPEEQRLAMVKSLKVVDHAVLGDEHDMFKPLTDIQPDIIVLGHDQHFNENDLEKELASRGINAKVVRVTKRDRCNTCSSGAIIRLITDKLPFSRIDYTR is encoded by the coding sequence TTGGTAAGAGTTCTGGCAACCGGTACATTTGATATACTTCATCCAGGACACATATTGTATCTGGAGGAAGCAAAAAAAATGGGCGACGAGCTGTGGGTAATTGTAGCCTGTACCACAATGGTAACGCACAAACCCAGACCATTCCTTCCAGAAGAGCAGCGACTTGCTATGGTGAAGTCATTGAAAGTGGTGGACCATGCTGTGCTGGGTGACGAGCATGATATGTTCAAACCTTTGACTGACATCCAGCCTGATATCATCGTACTGGGACATGACCAGCACTTCAATGAAAATGACCTTGAAAAGGAACTGGCATCCCGGGGAATAAATGCAAAAGTAGTCCGCGTAACAAAACGCGACCGATGTAATACGTGTAGTAGTGGTGCCATCATCAGGTTGATTACAGATAAACTTCCTTTCAGTCGGATTGACTATACAAGATAA
- a CDS encoding DUF2180 family protein produces MKCYICAQEGKDSDAVGVCIVCGMGVCRKHMMREETPVWDGTYPVRLKPDTEHIKRIICPPCHRALKENM; encoded by the coding sequence ATGAAATGTTATATATGTGCACAAGAGGGAAAGGACTCCGATGCTGTGGGAGTGTGTATTGTATGCGGTATGGGCGTGTGCCGCAAACATATGATGCGAGAAGAGACGCCGGTTTGGGACGGAACATATCCTGTCAGGCTTAAACCGGATACTGAACACATAAAACGTATCATCTGTCCACCGTGTCATAGGGCCCTGAAAGAGAATATGTGA
- a CDS encoding DUF2180 family protein, giving the protein MLKCFIHDENKETEEAVAVCIVCGMGLCMEHAQRADLQIWEGKYPMPVKVMKTNLPRFLCKYCIESIYTTGCE; this is encoded by the coding sequence ATGCTTAAATGCTTTATACATGATGAAAATAAAGAAACCGAAGAAGCAGTTGCGGTATGTATCGTGTGCGGTATGGGATTATGTATGGAACACGCCCAGCGTGCTGACCTGCAGATATGGGAAGGCAAATACCCTATGCCAGTTAAGGTCATGAAAACAAACCTTCCCCGTTTTCTTTGCAAATATTGCATCGAATCAATATATACAACAGGGTGTGAATAA
- a CDS encoding Lrp/AsnC ligand binding domain-containing protein has product MALGFVLINVTPGREREVFDIQVKENNIQEIHPLFGEYDLIAKVTVKSMEDLGDIVFNKIRKIKGVTYMKTLTGAGF; this is encoded by the coding sequence TTGGCATTAGGATTTGTACTTATTAATGTTACTCCCGGCAGGGAGCGTGAGGTATTTGACATTCAGGTGAAAGAAAACAACATCCAGGAGATTCATCCCTTATTTGGGGAATACGATCTTATCGCCAAGGTCACGGTAAAAAGCATGGAAGACCTGGGAGATATCGTTTTTAACAAGATACGGAAAATAAAGGGAGTCACTTATATGAAGACTCTTACTGGTGCTGGTTTTTAA